Below is a window of Mycobacterium dioxanotrophicus DNA.
CGCCACGACGACCCCGTGTACCACCGCACTCAGTGGGACCAGGAACACGGATTCAACCCGTACCTGTACCAGAACTGGAACATGAACCGGGACTGGCACAATCCGCGCAACCGCGACTGGGCGCCGACCGCCCCCGTGATCAATGCCGTCAACTCCGTCACCAACGTCAACATCCACGCGTCCGCACCTGTCGTCAACCTGAATGCCTCACTGACACAGTTCATCTCCAATGACAAGGTGACGACCACGTCCGGGACGCTGATGAAGGACCTGGCGAACAAATCGGCTCGCGACTTCACCAAAGAACTCAGCCCGCGGATCAACACCTCGGTCACATCGCTGCCCCCGTCGACGGCGGAAAAGCTACTCGCCACCCCCACGGCCAACCACCAAACATCCTTCGCACCACCGGCATTGACCGCACCTGCGCCGGCAGCGCCGCCGTCGAAGGTGGCACCCGGGTTCACCGCACCAAAGCTTGCGCCGGTGCCTGCCTTCACGCCGCCGACGGTCAAACCGCAAGCAAAGCCGACGCCGGCCAACGTGGCACCGGGAACAGACCCTGGGCTGGTGGCCATCCCACCGAAGGCCGGTTCACCGAATCCGGACTCGCTGAACCCTGCTGCGGTGCGGCCAGATGAGCCGAAACCGGAGAACCCACCCGCAGTTCGGGTCCCCGACAACCAGGCGATTCCTGTGCCACAAGCCCCGCCATCAGAAGCGCCTGTACCGGCCGCTCCGGCGCACCCGGTAGCGCCCGTCCCGCAGGAGCCACAACAGCAGCAGGCCGCACCGGAACCGCCAGTGCAGCATGAAGCCCCGGCTCCCGAGTGGCAGGCGCCGACTCCGGCTCCCGAGGCGCCGGTCCGGCAGAAGCCCGTTCACCAGGCGCCTGTTCCCGAGGCCCCGGCCGAGCAGAAGCCGGTTCAGCAAGCGCCTGTGGAGGAAGCCCCCGCTCCACAGCGGCCTGTCTGGCAGGCCCCGCCGGTCCGTGAGGCACCGCCCGTCCAACAGGCACCACCGGTCCGTGAGGCACCGCCCGTCCAACAGGCCCCACCGGTCCGTGAAGCGCCGCCGGTGCATGAGGCGCCGCCACCGCCGCCTCCGCGCTCTGCTCCGGAGCCCCGTCAGGCCCCGGCCCCACGGGCACCTGCGTGCACACCCCCGTTCTGCACGAGGTGACGAGCGCTGGTCGTCCGCCGGCCCCGGATCAGTGTCACCCGATTCCACTGATCCAGGGCCGGCCGACTAGCATGAGGCGTTCCTCTGGTTGGCGCCTACCCCGGTAGGTCTCGGCCCCCGTAGCTCAGGGGATAGAGCACGGCTCTCCTAAAGCCGGTGTCGCAGGTTCGAATCCTGCCGGGGGCACTTCTGCGCAGACCGTGAGCAGCTTCAGCCACATCTGTCACACAGGCCACTGAAAACCTTTGGGCATGTGCCCTAGAAACCCGCTACCGCGGGTGGTATCAGATTTTTTGATATCACCGGCGGTGGCGCATTTTCGGGTCGGCGTGTGCTTCGAGATTGGCGACACGCCCGGGTTGAGATCGGCTACGCACCGGGAGTTGTGATCGGCTGCGGCTTGAAATGCGCGGGTCGAGCCGCGCGTGGACCGGCCGGGCGAAATGCGGGTCCAGCCGGGCATGGCGCGCATGGTCGGTCGACGCATGAGTGGAGGAAGAGCCGGATACCGCGAACCCTTTGATCGTGCCCATTTCCTTGATGAATGATGTTGTGGTCCAGGCGTTTCGCGGTCATCGTGACTGGGCCGAGCACCAAGGTATGACCCTAGAGAAATTGGCGCGAATTTCGGTCGACAGGTACGGGACAATCGAAGCCATGCATCAGATCGGCGGCCACAAGCTGCTCAACTTCGCCTCGCACATCGATGACAACACCATCGAGCAGGCGAAAGAGACTGCGGCGATGCCGTTTGTGCATCCACACGTCGCGCTGATGCCCGACGCGCACAGCGGCAAGGGTTCGGCCGTGGGCACCGTCATCCCGACCATCGATGCCGTCATCCCGGCCGCGGTCGGTGTCGACATCGGATGCGGCATGATCGCCGCCCGCACGGTCTACACCGAATCCGATTTGGCGGGACGCAACCTCGCGGATCTGCGTGAGGAGATCGAGCGCGCCATCCCGTTGTCCCCGGGCAACTACAACGCCAACATCGACCGCTTCGAATTCACCCGCGATCGGCTGGCCGACCTCGAAGCGAGCGCCCGTGCCGAGAACATCGACCTGTCGCACTCACCGAAGTGGCGCGAGCAGCTCGGATCACTCGGTGGCGGTAACCATTTCATCGAACTGTGCCTCGACGAGCAGCAGCGCGTGTGGATGTTCCTGCATTCCGGGTCGCGGGGTGTCGGCAACAAGATCGCGCAGAAGCACATCAAGATTGCGCAGCGGCTGTGCAAGAGCTGGTGGATCGAGCTACCGAACCCGGACCTGGCGTACCTGCCGCAGTCGACGCCCGAATTCTCCTGCTACATCAGGGAATTGCATTGGGCGCAGCGGTTCGCGCTGCAGAATCGCGCCGAGATGATGGATCGGTTCCGTACGGTGTTCGCTGCGTGGATGGGCGTCGACGCGAACGGCGCTGCCGACATCGAGGTCGATCGTGTGAATTGCCACCATAACTATACCCAGAAGGAGCAGCATGGCGGCCGGGATGTGTGGCTGACCCGCAAGGGTGCCGTCGACGCCCATGAGGGAGTCCGGGCGATCATCCCAGGTTCGATGGGCACCCGCTCATACATCGTGCGCGGCAAGGGAAATGCCGCAGGTCTGTGCTCGGCGCCGCACGGCGCGGGCCGCAGGTTCTCCCGTACCGAGGCGCGCCGGCGCTTCACCGCCGACGATCTCGCCGCGCGGATGCAGGGCATCGAATACCGCCACGGCGCCGAGTGGGTCGACGAGATCCCCGATGCCTACAAGGACATCGACCAGGTGATGGCCGACGCAGCCGACCTCGTGGAGGTGGAACACCAACTGCGCCAGGTACTCAACGTGAAGGGCACATGAACTGGTGCAGGAGCGACAGCATCGCTGGAACCACAACACGCACTACGGCATGGTGCTGTCAGCAGTCCCACCCGGCGCCAGAACCGCGCTCGACGTAGGCACCGGGGACGGGCTGTTGGCCGCGCCCCTGCGCGCCACGATTCCCGATGTCACCGGCATCGATTCCGATGCCGAGGTCATCGATCGGGCGCGGGACAGCGCCGCTGAGGTCAACTGGCTCGTGGGCGACGGCGTAGGCCTCGGTAGCCCAGTGTCCGGCGCAATCGAATCACACGTGTGTAATTCATCCCCAGTGTGGATAGTGCCTGTGGATAACCCCATTTAGCCCGCGTGTACCGACACGCGGGACGGCCCGAAAGCGCTTCCCAAGTACGGGACATATGCTTCACATACGGGCTACCAGGCGTAACGCCGATCGACCGCGACGACACGACGCCGGGAACCACCCCCGCCCCACCGATCAGCCATTTTCGGCAGTGGTAGCGTCCGCCTATCTGTTGTGTGTGGCGAGGGGCACTAAATGGCAGGTCTTATAGTCGACGGCGCGGGCTTGAACGCGGGCGCGGCAAGCAGTGCAGACATCGCGGACAGACTTGCCGCAAGCGTGGAAGGCAGCTCCCGTCCGGGTGGCCAGCCCAGCCATGCAGGGGTGTCCGCGTTCGGCGCAGCCGTCGCATCGGTCCGAATCCGTCAATCGGCCCGCATGAGCACCCACCACACAGCAATGCGCACAGCAGCGGTCCGCTACGCCGACACCGACGATGAAGGTGCCGGTGCGATTGCCAGGACGGTATGAGCCCGGCCGCTTCTCCGGAACCGGTTCTCCCCTCCCGTTCGCAGATCGAGAACTGGGACACGTCGCATCTAGAGGCGGCAGCAAACCGGTGGCGTACCTCTGCCAGCGAGTCCGACACGCTGTTCGCCCAGCACCGGCTGAACGTCGCGACGCCGGCGGGTGGCGAGTGGGAAGGCGCAGCCAAGGACGCCGCGCTCGACCGAGTCACCGCTGACGCGGCGGTGGTCCGCAATCACGCCGACGTCATCGTGGAGGCCGCCGACATCGCCGAGAACGGCATGGTCGACATCCACGCGGCCCAACAAAAGGTCCTCGAAGCAATCGCCGAGGCCGAGGCCGACGGCTTCAAGGTCAACGACGACCTCTCGGTGCGTGACACCCGGCGCGCCGACCTCTCCAACATGGCCGCCCGCCACACCGCGTCCCGCGTGTACGCCGAAGACATCCGCTGGAACGCCGAACGGCTGGTTGCTGCCGACACCTTCGTCAGTGAGCGCCTCCAGGCCAAGGCCGGCGAACTCGACGACATCAAGTTCGACGACGAACACCACCCCTGACCGCCTCTATCGCGCCACGCGCAACGCGCATTCGCGCCGCAAACGTTGCCAGAGGAATAACTAGTGAATTTCCTGTGAGAGCAAAGTCATTGCCGCACTTCATCAAACCCGCTGGTGAGGAATTTCTTGAGGTGTACTAAGGTTCTTCACAGACGGGGGTCTTGAGCTCGTACAGGCAATACGAACCCGGAGGTGGGGAATGATTTCGAAACTGACGCGGGCCGCTGTGATCGGGCTGGGCGCACTGGTGGTGCCGGTTGGCATCTCCGTTGCGGGTGCGGCACCGGCTTCGGCCGGACCGGACGTGTGCGTGAGCGGGCCGTTCGGCTACGCCTACGCCTGTGTCGACACTCCCGGCTGGGGCCGGTGGGATGACGGGCCACGCTGGCGTGGCCACGGCCACGGTCACGGCTGGGACGACTGAGTCGATTCAACCGGAGGTTGCACAAACAACCTCCGGTCAAATCGGCCCAGTCACTCTCTTAGTTGTAGTAACCTCGCGGCATGGAAAACGTCTGGATTCTGGGCGGATACCAGACCGACTTTGCCCGTAATCTCACCCGCGAGGAGCTCGACTTCGCGGACCTGACTTGCGAAGTCGTCGACAACACCCTGGCTGCGGCGAAGATCACGGCAGCTGACATCGGCGTCGTGCATGTCGCGAACGCATTCGGTGAGTTGTTTGCTCGGCAAGCCCACCTCGGAGCGATGCCCGCCACCGTGCACGACGGGCTGTGGTCCACCCCGGCGTCACGCCACGAAGCGGCCTGCGCGTCGGGCAGCGTGGCCGCCCTGGCCGCCATCGCCGATCTGCGTTCAGGGGCGTACCAGAGTGCGCTGGTGATCGGTGTGGAACTGGAGAAGACCGTGCCGGGCGATGTGGCCGCACGGCATCTCGGCACAGCCGCCTGGACCGACCATGAAGGCGCCGAGCCGACATTCCTCTGGCCATCGATGTTCTCCAGGGTGGCCGACGAGTATGACCGTCGCTATGGCCTGCTCACCGCCCACCTGGATGCCATCGCCACCCTGAACTTCGGCAACGCCCGGGCCAATCCGAATGCCCAGACGCGCAACTGGACGGTGCCTGATCTGACCGCCGACGACGAGCTCACCAATCCGCTTGTGGAGGGCCGGATTCGACGCTTCGACTGCAGCCAGATGACCGACGGCGGAGCCGGTGTGGTGCTGGGCACCGACAGTTTCCTGCGCGAGCATCCACGGGCCCGGCCGCTCGCACGTATCGCCGGCTGGGGCCATCGCACCGTCGGGCTGGG
It encodes the following:
- a CDS encoding RtcB family protein codes for the protein MHQIGGHKLLNFASHIDDNTIEQAKETAAMPFVHPHVALMPDAHSGKGSAVGTVIPTIDAVIPAAVGVDIGCGMIAARTVYTESDLAGRNLADLREEIERAIPLSPGNYNANIDRFEFTRDRLADLEASARAENIDLSHSPKWREQLGSLGGGNHFIELCLDEQQRVWMFLHSGSRGVGNKIAQKHIKIAQRLCKSWWIELPNPDLAYLPQSTPEFSCYIRELHWAQRFALQNRAEMMDRFRTVFAAWMGVDANGAADIEVDRVNCHHNYTQKEQHGGRDVWLTRKGAVDAHEGVRAIIPGSMGTRSYIVRGKGNAAGLCSAPHGAGRRFSRTEARRRFTADDLAARMQGIEYRHGAEWVDEIPDAYKDIDQVMADAADLVEVEHQLRQVLNVKGT
- a CDS encoding class I SAM-dependent methyltransferase, which codes for MVLSAVPPGARTALDVGTGDGLLAAPLRATIPDVTGIDSDAEVIDRARDSAAEVNWLVGDGVGLGSPVSGAIESHVCNSSPVWIVPVDNPI
- a CDS encoding acetyl-CoA acetyltransferase, coding for MENVWILGGYQTDFARNLTREELDFADLTCEVVDNTLAAAKITAADIGVVHVANAFGELFARQAHLGAMPATVHDGLWSTPASRHEAACASGSVAALAAIADLRSGAYQSALVIGVELEKTVPGDVAARHLGTAAWTDHEGAEPTFLWPSMFSRVADEYDRRYGLLTAHLDAIATLNFGNARANPNAQTRNWTVPDLTADDELTNPLVEGRIRRFDCSQMTDGGAGVVLGTDSFLREHPRARPLARIAGWGHRTVGLGLQQKFDRTDDSDSGPYLLPHVRNAVQDAFDRAHVTLDDVDGFEVHDCFTPSEYLAIDHIGLTGPGESWKAIENGEIEIGGRLPINPSGGLIGGGHPVGASGVRMLLDAAKQVSGRAGGYQVEGANTFGTLNFGGSTATTVSFVVAGGTAA